In one Diabrotica virgifera virgifera chromosome 5, PGI_DIABVI_V3a genomic region, the following are encoded:
- the LOC126885003 gene encoding nematocyst expressed protein 4-like isoform X1, whose amino-acid sequence MVRALHILATLLAVQLSYGNPQPGYPVDPHFPPEDCEPYPVHCPYPIPEPVCEIPVIPPPHCPNPIPDCDYPYPGYPHGPINPGPLPPHLPLPPHLPIPEPCVGLPGSWPNEWPCYFPCGWPDD is encoded by the exons ATGGTCCGGGCGTTGCATATTCTTGCAACGTTGCTTGCTGTACAACTCAG ttatgGAAATCCCCAACCTGGATATCCTGTTGATCCTCATTTCCCACCTGAAGATTGTGAACCGTATCCAGTACACTGTCCTTACCCAATACCTGAACCAGTATGTGAAATTCCGGTAATACCACCACCACACTGCCCTAATCCAATACCTGATTGTGACTATCCGTATCCTGGATATCCTCATGGCCCCATAAATCCTGGTCCATTACCACCACATCTACCACTTCCTCCTCATCTTCCAATTCCTGAACCATGTGTTGGTCTACCAGGTTCCTGGCCAAATGAATGGCCATGTTATTTCCCATGTGGTTGGCCAGATGATTAG